One genomic segment of Corynebacterium durum includes these proteins:
- a CDS encoding DUF6882 domain-containing protein, with amino-acid sequence MHTRIRRIGQRTVIYASLRQELMKQMFDEKVGTDDSVNYDVDLGIQRFAMVSNTGEVTAKAHLLASIAAQPPTILWAYAELLASHGAAVERAQKVRDYGLAHNEDELSSEEVAYTFPAGADQGDVIANVAHDIGSLALTVFGTDYYYYSAPIGGGSRMVLLLENLSEPVPPITLNELYARLPRYLQQVDDIPWSLEGFVELMPGWSLELNNDADAHHARITDDAGRSIRVTYQLDQYDRLTRLEMGLDD; translated from the coding sequence TTGCACACCCGCATTCGACGTATCGGCCAGCGCACAGTCATCTACGCTTCACTCCGCCAAGAGCTCATGAAGCAAATGTTTGATGAGAAAGTTGGGACTGACGACTCAGTAAATTACGATGTTGACCTTGGCATACAGCGTTTCGCCATGGTGTCAAACACTGGTGAAGTCACCGCAAAAGCACACCTATTGGCGTCAATCGCGGCACAACCACCAACAATTTTGTGGGCCTACGCAGAGCTACTGGCCAGCCACGGTGCCGCAGTAGAACGCGCACAGAAAGTACGAGATTACGGTCTCGCGCATAACGAAGACGAACTCAGCAGTGAAGAGGTCGCCTACACGTTCCCCGCCGGTGCTGACCAAGGAGATGTGATTGCTAACGTCGCCCACGACATTGGCTCATTAGCGTTGACGGTTTTCGGCACCGACTATTACTACTACAGTGCCCCTATTGGTGGTGGGTCGCGCATGGTGCTTTTGCTTGAAAATCTCTCCGAGCCTGTGCCCCCGATCACGCTCAATGAGCTCTACGCCAGGCTGCCACGCTACCTTCAGCAGGTCGACGACATCCCGTGGTCACTGGAAGGTTTCGTAGAACTCATGCCCGGTTGGAGCCTGGAGCTCAACAACGACGCCGACGCACACCATGCCCGCATCACAGACGACGCCGGCAGAAGC